The Enterobacter asburiae genome window below encodes:
- a CDS encoding GNAT family N-acetyltransferase, with product MAIANIVHSGYGFRCTATDRALPLTLGLDGSAVLERLSGIPDGWLVEALDQLFVAAPALTGITLPWATWQDEPQAQALFSLAHGDYLARETFWQLPLWLKGEQSRASGGMQFDESRQLYFPLRPHRPQGEVYRRYDPQIKRTLSFRVADVAMDGERFTQWMNNPRVNAFWEMAGPQAEQESYLRRQLDSTYCYPVIGCFDDQPFGYFELYWAAEDRIGRHYRWQPFDRGLHMLVGEENWRGAQYIRSWLRGLSHYLYLDEPRTARIVAEPRFDNQRLFRHLASAGFDTVKEFDFPHKRSRLIMSQRHRFFSEVEL from the coding sequence ATGGCAATCGCGAATATCGTCCATTCCGGCTACGGCTTTCGCTGCACCGCAACGGATCGCGCGCTTCCGCTGACGTTGGGTCTTGACGGCAGCGCGGTGCTGGAGCGTCTGAGTGGGATCCCGGACGGCTGGCTGGTCGAAGCCCTGGATCAGCTGTTTGTTGCCGCACCCGCGCTGACCGGCATTACCCTGCCCTGGGCGACCTGGCAGGATGAACCCCAGGCGCAGGCGCTGTTTAGCCTGGCCCACGGGGACTATCTGGCACGCGAAACTTTTTGGCAGCTGCCGCTGTGGCTGAAAGGCGAACAATCACGGGCCAGCGGCGGGATGCAGTTTGATGAGAGCCGTCAGCTGTATTTCCCACTGCGTCCTCACCGCCCGCAGGGCGAAGTGTACCGTCGTTACGATCCGCAAATTAAGCGCACCCTCAGCTTCCGCGTAGCCGACGTGGCGATGGACGGCGAGCGCTTTACCCAATGGATGAACAACCCGCGCGTGAACGCCTTCTGGGAGATGGCGGGCCCGCAGGCCGAGCAGGAAAGCTACCTGCGCCGTCAGCTTGACTCGACCTACTGCTACCCGGTTATCGGCTGCTTCGACGACCAGCCGTTCGGCTATTTTGAGCTCTACTGGGCGGCGGAAGACCGCATTGGCCGCCACTACCGCTGGCAGCCGTTTGACCGCGGCCTGCACATGCTGGTGGGCGAAGAGAACTGGCGCGGCGCGCAGTACATCCGTAGCTGGCTGCGCGGCCTGAGCCACTATCTGTATCTCGATGAACCGCGCACCGCGCGCATCGTAGCCGAGCCGCGCTTCGACAACCAGCGCCTGTTCCGCCACCTGGCCTCCGCCGGTTTCGACACGGTGAAAGAGTTCGACTTCCCGCACAAGCGCTCGCGCCTCATCATGAGCCAGCGCCACCGCTTCTTCAGCGAGGTGGAACTGTGA
- the iucC gene encoding IucA/IucC family protein: MNALWQKVNREMVAKILAELEYERTLRAEPVSSDGWRITMGKESWQFRAARGIWGWLHIDPDSLIAASGDAVEAESALLQLAKVLEMSDAQTAEHMEDLYATLRGDMQLLQAREALDADALIHLDPDELQCLISGHPKFIFNKGRRGWGLDALRQYAPEYRGRFRLHWVAVQRKHLVWSSDADCDIHTLLASAMDNAERARFDARWQALGLNDGWLPVPLHPWQWQQKIAIHFLAQLARGEMVELGEFGDEYLAQQSLRTLTNASRRAPYDIKLPLTIYNTSCYRGIPGKYIAAGPLASRWLQQQFATDATLARSGAQVLGEPAAGYLSHPGYAALPKAPYRYQEMLGVIWRENPSCYLEDGEQAVLMAALMETDNAGRPLIDAWIKRSGLSADAWLEKLFEATVIPFYHLLCRYGVALIAHGQNVTLVMKDYVPQRILLKDFQGDMRLVNENFPQAQSLPEQVKAVTARLSADYIIHDLQTGNFVTVLRFISRLTLQSGVSETRFYQILAGVLRGYMAAHPDLAERFAKFDLFKPQIIRVILNPVKLTFSEHDGGSRMLPNYVTDLDNPLFLASRESAQ; the protein is encoded by the coding sequence GTGAACGCGCTCTGGCAGAAAGTGAACCGCGAGATGGTGGCGAAGATCCTCGCCGAGCTGGAATACGAACGCACCCTGCGCGCTGAGCCGGTTTCGTCGGACGGCTGGCGCATCACCATGGGCAAGGAGTCCTGGCAGTTTCGCGCCGCGCGCGGGATCTGGGGCTGGCTGCATATCGACCCGGACAGCCTGATCGCCGCCAGCGGCGACGCCGTCGAAGCGGAAAGCGCGCTGCTGCAGCTGGCGAAGGTGCTGGAGATGAGCGACGCGCAAACGGCAGAGCACATGGAAGATCTCTACGCCACCTTGCGCGGCGACATGCAGCTCCTACAGGCGCGTGAAGCGCTGGACGCGGACGCGCTGATCCACCTCGACCCGGACGAATTACAGTGTCTGATAAGCGGTCATCCGAAGTTTATTTTCAACAAAGGCCGCCGCGGCTGGGGGCTGGACGCGCTGCGTCAGTACGCGCCCGAGTATCGCGGACGTTTTCGTCTGCACTGGGTTGCCGTTCAGCGGAAACATCTGGTCTGGAGCAGCGACGCCGATTGTGACATTCACACTCTGCTGGCCAGCGCTATGGACAACGCCGAGCGCGCCCGCTTTGACGCCCGCTGGCAGGCGCTGGGTCTCAACGACGGCTGGCTGCCGGTGCCGCTGCACCCGTGGCAGTGGCAGCAGAAGATCGCCATTCATTTCCTGGCGCAGCTGGCGCGCGGAGAGATGGTTGAGCTGGGCGAATTTGGCGATGAGTATCTGGCGCAGCAGTCCCTGCGCACGCTCACCAACGCCAGCCGTCGCGCGCCGTATGACATCAAGCTTCCGCTGACTATCTACAACACTTCCTGCTATCGCGGCATTCCGGGCAAATACATTGCCGCCGGGCCGCTGGCCTCGCGCTGGCTGCAGCAGCAGTTTGCCACCGACGCCACGCTTGCCCGCTCCGGCGCGCAGGTGCTTGGCGAACCCGCCGCCGGCTATCTGTCGCATCCGGGCTATGCCGCATTGCCGAAAGCGCCCTATCGCTATCAGGAGATGCTGGGGGTGATCTGGCGCGAGAACCCGTCCTGTTATTTAGAGGACGGTGAGCAGGCGGTGCTGATGGCGGCGCTGATGGAAACCGATAACGCTGGGCGCCCGCTGATTGACGCGTGGATTAAACGCTCGGGGCTAAGCGCCGACGCGTGGCTGGAAAAGCTCTTTGAGGCAACGGTGATCCCGTTCTATCACCTGCTCTGCCGCTACGGCGTGGCGCTGATCGCCCACGGCCAGAACGTGACGCTGGTGATGAAGGATTACGTCCCGCAGCGCATCCTGCTGAAAGATTTTCAGGGCGATATGCGCCTGGTGAATGAGAATTTCCCGCAGGCCCAGAGCCTGCCGGAGCAGGTGAAGGCCGTCACGGCGCGCCTGAGCGCGGATTACATTATTCACGACCTGCAAACCGGTAACTTTGTGACGGTGCTGCGCTTTATCTCGCGCCTCACGCTGCAAAGCGGCGTCAGCGAAACGCGCTTCTACCAGATTCTGGCCGGAGTATTACGGGGTTATATGGCGGCGCACCCGGATCTGGCAGAACGCTTCGCCAAATTCGATCTTTTCAAGCCGCAGATTATTCGCGTGATCCTCAACCCGGTCAAACTGACCTTCTCCGAACACGACGGCGGCAGCCGCATGCTGCCGAACTACGTTACCGACCTCGATAACCCACTTTTTCTCGCCTCCCGGGAGTCAGCGCAATGA
- a CDS encoding lysine N(6)-hydroxylase/L-ornithine N(5)-oxygenase family protein produces the protein MKTYDFIGIGIGPFNLSIAALAEGLDGFSSLFLERKPNFSWHPGMMVPDCHMQTSFLKDLVSAVEPTNRHSFLNYLVQRKKFYRFLTTEQRTVSREEFADYLCWAAENLTNLSFSQQVQQVSFDDKSGLFEVMTQRDRFLARHICVGIGKQINLPDCVTVQDDTCFHASEMMLRTPDLAGKRVTVVGGGQSGADLFLNIFRGEWGQPLSLNWVSRRNNYNALDEAAFANEYFTPEYVDSFSTLGEEARHQMLHEQKMTSDGITTESLLAIYRAMYHRFEVLREKPWAHLLPSRSVTALTRQENGHRLSIQHHLDGGREQLESDVVIFATGYRAVQPAFLAPLSHLLHLDTDEAFCINNDFTLEWDGPQSNRLFAVNAGMHRLGIAEPQLSLMAWRAARILNRAHADEPFELATTPGVIHWRTTASPDSSPVFKSLAKTTEY, from the coding sequence ATGAAAACCTATGATTTCATCGGCATTGGTATTGGCCCGTTTAACCTCAGCATCGCCGCATTGGCCGAAGGGCTGGACGGCTTTAGCTCGCTGTTCCTTGAGCGCAAGCCGAACTTTTCCTGGCACCCGGGGATGATGGTGCCGGACTGCCACATGCAGACCAGCTTCCTGAAGGATCTGGTCAGCGCCGTGGAGCCAACCAACCGCCACAGCTTCCTGAACTACCTGGTGCAGCGCAAAAAGTTCTATCGCTTCCTGACCACCGAGCAGCGCACCGTCTCCCGCGAAGAGTTTGCGGACTACCTGTGCTGGGCGGCGGAAAACCTCACCAATCTGTCCTTCAGCCAGCAGGTACAGCAGGTGAGCTTTGATGATAAAAGCGGCCTGTTTGAGGTGATGACCCAGCGCGACCGCTTCCTGGCGCGCCACATCTGCGTGGGGATTGGCAAACAGATCAACCTGCCTGACTGCGTTACCGTGCAGGACGATACCTGCTTCCACGCCAGCGAGATGATGCTCCGCACGCCGGATCTTGCGGGCAAGCGCGTCACCGTCGTCGGCGGCGGCCAGAGCGGGGCCGACCTGTTTTTGAATATCTTCCGCGGCGAATGGGGCCAGCCGCTGAGCCTGAACTGGGTATCGCGCCGCAATAACTACAACGCGCTGGATGAAGCCGCCTTTGCCAACGAGTATTTCACGCCCGAGTACGTGGACAGCTTCTCCACGCTCGGTGAAGAGGCCCGTCATCAGATGCTGCACGAGCAGAAGATGACCTCCGACGGTATCACCACCGAGTCCCTGCTTGCGATTTACCGCGCCATGTACCACCGCTTCGAAGTGCTGCGTGAAAAACCCTGGGCGCATCTCCTGCCGTCCCGCTCGGTGACGGCTCTGACGCGCCAGGAAAACGGACATCGCCTGAGCATTCAGCATCACCTCGACGGCGGCCGCGAGCAGCTGGAGAGCGACGTGGTGATTTTCGCCACCGGCTACCGCGCCGTGCAGCCCGCGTTCCTGGCGCCGCTGTCTCATCTCCTGCATCTGGACACGGACGAAGCCTTCTGCATCAACAACGATTTCACCCTCGAATGGGACGGCCCGCAGAGTAACCGCCTGTTCGCCGTGAACGCCGGGATGCACCGTCTCGGCATTGCCGAACCCCAGCTCAGCCTGATGGCCTGGCGCGCGGCGCGAATTCTTAATCGCGCGCACGCCGACGAGCCGTTTGAGCTGGCCACCACACCCGGCGTTATCCACTGGCGCACCACCGCCAGCCCGGACAGCAGCCCGGTTTTTAAATCATTAGCAAAGACCACCGAGTACTGA
- a CDS encoding TonB-dependent siderophore receptor has product MKRSHLWVLNPCLLAMLSTSAWAEEQKEENIVVSASRAHRSVAEMAQTTWVIERAEIEQQVQGGKEIKEVLAQLIPGMDVSSQGRTNYGMNLRGRSMMVMVDGVRLNSSRSDSRQLDSIDPFNIDRIEVISGATSLYGGGSTGGLVNIVTKKGQPDTEVEFQTGAKSGFNSHNDHDENVSAAVSGGNDNASGRLSVSYQRYGGWYDGKGNEVIIDNTQTGLQYSDRIDVMGTGTINIDDRQQLQLTTQYYKSESDGKHGLYLGKNFSAVTGDATAYNKGNLDSDRVPGTERHLINLQYSNTDFWGQDLVAQIYYRDESLTYYPFPTLTKGVVSSIGASQQKTDFYGGKLTLNSKPVDDLTLTWGVDADHETFDANQQFFNLSKAAASGGMELDNAYNVGRYPGYSITNLAPFLQASYDIDAITLSGGVRYQYTENKVDDFVGYAQQQAIATGKASSADAVPGGKTDYNNFLFNAGILGRLTEQQQVWFNFSQGFEIPDLAKYYGSGTYQLSNGHYRLLNSVNVNDSTLDGIKVNAYELGWRYTGDNLRTQVAAYYSLSDKTITINKTDMTINLEDDKRRIYGVEGQVDYFFTDSDWSTGANFNAIKSETRENGKWEKLTVDSASPSKASAWVNWAPGDWTLRVQSTQTFDVSDSDGKKIDGYNTVDFLGSYALPVGKVSFSVENLLDKDYTTAWGQRAPGLYSPTYGAPGLYTYKGRGRTFGLNYSVLF; this is encoded by the coding sequence ATGAAACGTTCTCATCTTTGGGTTTTAAATCCTTGCTTGCTTGCAATGCTTTCTACCTCTGCGTGGGCGGAAGAACAAAAGGAAGAAAATATCGTTGTCTCCGCCAGCCGCGCGCACCGCAGCGTGGCGGAGATGGCGCAGACCACCTGGGTCATTGAGCGGGCTGAAATTGAGCAGCAGGTTCAGGGCGGGAAAGAAATTAAAGAGGTGCTGGCGCAGCTGATCCCGGGCATGGACGTCAGCAGCCAGGGCCGTACCAACTACGGCATGAACCTGCGCGGCCGCTCCATGATGGTGATGGTGGACGGCGTTCGCCTGAACTCGTCCCGCAGCGACAGCCGCCAGCTGGACTCTATCGATCCGTTCAACATTGACCGTATCGAAGTGATCTCCGGCGCCACCTCGCTCTACGGCGGCGGCAGCACCGGCGGCCTGGTGAACATCGTCACCAAAAAGGGCCAGCCGGATACCGAAGTTGAGTTCCAGACCGGGGCAAAGAGCGGGTTTAACAGCCACAACGATCACGATGAGAACGTGTCGGCAGCCGTAAGCGGCGGCAACGACAACGCCTCCGGTCGTCTGTCGGTGTCGTATCAGCGCTACGGCGGCTGGTATGACGGCAAAGGCAACGAGGTGATTATCGATAACACCCAGACCGGCCTCCAGTATTCCGACCGTATTGATGTGATGGGCACAGGCACCATCAACATTGACGATCGTCAGCAGCTGCAGCTGACGACCCAGTACTACAAGAGCGAGTCCGACGGCAAGCATGGGCTGTATCTCGGGAAGAACTTCTCGGCGGTAACGGGCGATGCGACCGCGTACAACAAAGGTAATCTTGATTCTGACCGCGTACCGGGCACCGAGCGCCATCTGATTAACCTGCAGTACTCCAATACCGACTTCTGGGGCCAGGATCTGGTCGCGCAGATTTACTATCGCGACGAGAGCCTGACCTATTATCCATTCCCGACCCTGACCAAAGGCGTGGTGAGCAGCATCGGGGCTTCACAGCAGAAAACCGATTTTTACGGCGGCAAGCTGACGCTGAACAGCAAGCCGGTGGACGATTTAACGCTCACCTGGGGTGTGGATGCCGACCACGAAACCTTCGATGCCAACCAGCAGTTCTTTAACCTGAGCAAAGCGGCGGCGAGCGGCGGCATGGAGCTGGATAACGCCTACAACGTGGGCCGTTACCCGGGCTACAGCATCACCAACCTCGCCCCGTTCCTGCAGGCCAGCTACGACATTGACGCCATCACCCTGAGCGGCGGCGTGCGTTATCAGTACACCGAAAACAAGGTGGACGACTTTGTCGGTTACGCCCAGCAGCAGGCCATCGCCACCGGGAAAGCCTCCTCCGCCGACGCGGTGCCGGGCGGGAAAACCGATTACAACAACTTCCTGTTTAACGCCGGGATCCTCGGTCGCCTGACCGAACAGCAGCAGGTGTGGTTTAACTTCTCCCAGGGCTTCGAAATTCCGGACCTGGCGAAGTACTACGGCTCCGGCACCTATCAGCTCAGCAACGGTCACTACCGCCTGCTGAACAGCGTCAACGTGAACGACTCGACGCTGGACGGTATCAAGGTCAACGCTTATGAGCTGGGCTGGCGCTACACCGGCGATAACCTGCGCACGCAGGTCGCGGCGTATTACTCGCTCTCGGATAAAACCATCACCATCAACAAGACGGATATGACCATCAACCTGGAAGACGACAAGCGTCGTATCTACGGGGTGGAAGGTCAGGTGGACTATTTCTTCACCGACAGCGACTGGAGCACCGGTGCGAACTTTAACGCCATCAAGTCTGAAACCCGCGAAAACGGGAAATGGGAGAAGCTGACGGTCGACAGCGCCAGCCCGTCGAAAGCCAGCGCATGGGTCAACTGGGCGCCGGGTGACTGGACCCTGCGCGTGCAGAGCACGCAAACCTTTGACGTGTCAGACTCCGACGGCAAGAAGATCGATGGTTATAACACGGTCGACTTCCTGGGCAGCTACGCCCTGCCGGTCGGTAAGGTCAGCTTCAGCGTGGAAAACCTGCTGGACAAAGACTATACCACCGCCTGGGGCCAGCGCGCGCCGGGGCTGTATAGCCCAACCTACGGCGCACCGGGCCTGTATACCTATAAAGGCCGCGGACGTACCTTTGGTCTGAACTACTCCGTACTGTTCTGA
- a CDS encoding RidA family protein, producing the protein MTTREAVFPFGRQALYERNRYSPAIKSNGFLFVSGQVGSREDGSPEEDLNAQIRLAFDNLNAVLTAAGCTFDDVVDVTLFVVDPESNLDAIWRILPEYWGEAPYPTLTGIGVTWLYGFQFEIKVIARLDAIQS; encoded by the coding sequence ATGACAACGCGCGAAGCCGTTTTTCCCTTCGGTCGGCAGGCGCTCTATGAGCGCAATCGCTATTCACCCGCTATCAAATCTAACGGCTTCCTGTTTGTTTCGGGACAGGTTGGTAGCCGGGAGGATGGTTCGCCGGAAGAGGATCTCAACGCGCAGATCCGGCTGGCATTCGATAACCTTAATGCTGTTCTTACGGCTGCGGGCTGCACGTTCGATGACGTAGTTGACGTTACCCTCTTTGTCGTCGATCCCGAGTCAAACCTCGACGCTATCTGGAGAATCCTGCCAGAATATTGGGGGGAAGCGCCTTACCCTACGTTGACCGGGATCGGCGTGACGTGGCTGTACGGATTCCAGTTTGAGATTAAGGTGATTGCCAGGCTGGATGCGATTCAGAGTTAA
- a CDS encoding LysR family transcriptional regulator — protein sequence MDRFDAMRAFARVVEAGSFTRAAQTLHMSKTTVTQLIQQLEARLRVRLLHRTTRRLGVTPDGAVYYERVIRLLADMEDAENSLSSSAMTPRGRLRIDVPTPLARLVLVPALPAFHARYPDIQFDMGVSDRVVDLIGDNVDCVVRGGAINDQSLIARHVGDLQIGVYVAPSYVERLGAPAHPRELENTDHRIVGFLSSRTGKVDPLVLHGESERIEITGNYVLAVDDGNAYLEAGLAGLGVIALPVYMAATHQACGSLIPLFEDWRIDPMPLYLAFPPNRHVNAKLRVFIDWIVELMQQHVPTSANK from the coding sequence ATGGATCGTTTCGATGCGATGCGCGCCTTTGCTCGCGTGGTGGAGGCAGGCAGTTTCACCAGGGCTGCCCAAACTCTTCATATGAGCAAAACCACGGTGACGCAGCTTATTCAGCAGCTGGAAGCGCGACTGCGCGTCAGGCTGCTCCATCGCACTACCCGCAGGCTCGGTGTGACTCCTGATGGCGCGGTCTACTACGAGCGCGTCATCCGCCTGCTGGCGGACATGGAAGATGCTGAAAATAGCCTCTCCAGTTCGGCGATGACGCCCAGGGGACGGCTACGGATAGATGTGCCCACTCCTCTCGCCCGCCTGGTGCTGGTGCCCGCGCTACCGGCTTTTCACGCGCGCTACCCTGATATCCAGTTCGACATGGGCGTGAGTGACCGGGTGGTGGATCTGATCGGCGACAACGTGGATTGCGTCGTGCGCGGCGGTGCAATCAACGACCAGTCCCTGATCGCACGCCATGTCGGCGATTTACAAATCGGTGTTTACGTCGCACCAAGCTATGTGGAACGCCTCGGCGCCCCTGCGCACCCGCGAGAGCTGGAAAACACGGACCATCGCATAGTGGGATTCTTGTCCTCACGCACCGGCAAGGTTGATCCTCTGGTACTGCACGGTGAGAGTGAACGTATTGAAATCACGGGAAACTATGTGCTTGCAGTGGATGATGGCAACGCCTACCTCGAAGCCGGGCTCGCGGGATTAGGCGTGATTGCGCTACCCGTCTATATGGCGGCAACGCATCAGGCATGTGGTTCCTTGATTCCGCTATTTGAAGACTGGCGTATTGATCCAATGCCCCTGTATCTGGCATTTCCGCCGAACCGCCACGTTAACGCCAAACTGCGTGTTTTCATTGATTGGATCGTTGAATTGATGCAGCAGCATGTCCCCACTTCCGCCAATAAATAA
- a CDS encoding helix-turn-helix domain-containing protein, with protein MGRTLEQLIADEKPEVVASAQAIATDILLNIHLAELREKVQKTQVEMAQALGIRQPTVAVMEKAGRDLKLSSLKRYVEAAGGKLRLDVELPDGSHYEFVL; from the coding sequence ATGGGAAGAACTCTTGAGCAGCTTATAGCGGATGAAAAGCCGGAGGTTGTCGCCAGCGCTCAGGCGATAGCAACGGATATTTTGCTCAACATTCATCTGGCTGAGTTACGTGAGAAAGTACAAAAAACGCAAGTAGAGATGGCGCAGGCTCTGGGTATCAGGCAGCCTACCGTTGCGGTAATGGAAAAGGCCGGGCGCGATTTGAAACTCTCTTCTCTCAAGCGCTACGTTGAGGCGGCGGGCGGAAAGCTGCGGCTTGATGTTGAGCTGCCGGATGGCTCGCACTATGAGTTTGTGCTGTAG
- a CDS encoding type II toxin-antitoxin system RelE/ParE family toxin: MWAINTTDRFDRWFTSLEDTDRASVLAALLVLREKGPGLSRPYADTLKGSRHSNMKELRIQSKGDPLRAFFAFDPNRTGIVLCAGNKVGNERRFYDEMLLVADREFTHWLNTLKERE, from the coding sequence GTGTGGGCAATTAACACGACGGACAGGTTTGATCGCTGGTTCACTTCGCTTGAGGATACCGATCGCGCCAGCGTACTTGCAGCACTGCTTGTTTTGCGAGAGAAGGGGCCGGGTTTATCGAGACCCTACGCTGATACGCTTAAAGGCTCTCGTCACAGCAACATGAAAGAGCTACGTATTCAGAGTAAGGGCGATCCCTTGAGGGCATTTTTCGCCTTTGATCCAAACCGCACCGGTATCGTGCTTTGTGCGGGCAATAAGGTCGGCAATGAAAGGCGATTCTACGATGAGATGCTTCTCGTTGCTGACCGGGAATTCACTCACTGGCTGAATACATTAAAAGAGAGGGAATAG
- a CDS encoding LysR substrate-binding domain-containing protein gives MSDFPPIASLRSFEAVARLGSLTLAAKELHVTHSAISQQIKVLEEMVGVKLFIRQGRGVQINEEGRLYALQVREALNHIADATRLVQVKPRKQELTLAMVPSFGCHWLLPRLERFRAKYPLITLRIQASLTVTSLQQEGIDIAIRMGKGNWEGSESHYLFSDELIVVAAPGYNDGVLPATPAEIAKSHIIFSMESWKTWCVKAGLEKEIVPGGLCINDSNIIIEAVRLGKGVALERRSLVQDAITRGELVQLTSITAPYPWPYWLVTAQATETKPEVALFVAWLNEEVAAWRQLVGC, from the coding sequence ATGTCGGATTTTCCACCCATTGCCAGTTTGCGAAGCTTTGAAGCCGTCGCCCGTCTTGGCAGCTTGACGCTGGCGGCAAAAGAACTCCACGTTACCCATTCCGCTATCAGCCAGCAGATCAAAGTGCTGGAGGAGATGGTGGGCGTTAAGCTCTTTATCCGTCAGGGACGCGGGGTGCAGATCAACGAAGAAGGGCGGCTCTATGCCTTACAGGTACGCGAGGCGTTGAACCATATTGCGGATGCCACCCGGCTCGTGCAGGTGAAGCCGAGAAAGCAGGAGTTGACGCTGGCGATGGTGCCGTCTTTTGGATGCCACTGGCTGTTGCCGCGTCTGGAACGCTTTCGCGCGAAATATCCACTTATCACTCTTCGGATCCAGGCCAGCCTGACGGTCACCAGCCTACAGCAGGAGGGGATAGATATCGCGATACGGATGGGGAAGGGAAACTGGGAAGGGAGCGAAAGCCATTACCTTTTTTCCGATGAACTCATTGTGGTGGCCGCACCCGGCTATAACGACGGTGTGCTGCCCGCTACGCCGGCTGAGATTGCAAAGAGTCATATTATTTTTTCCATGGAGTCGTGGAAAACGTGGTGCGTGAAAGCGGGGCTGGAGAAAGAGATCGTGCCTGGCGGTTTATGCATTAACGACTCCAATATCATTATCGAAGCCGTTCGGCTCGGGAAAGGCGTCGCGCTGGAGCGCCGCTCTCTGGTTCAGGATGCCATCACCCGGGGCGAGCTGGTCCAGCTAACCTCCATCACCGCGCCGTATCCCTGGCCTTACTGGCTGGTGACAGCACAGGCAACGGAGACGAAGCCCGAGGTGGCTCTTTTTGTCGCGTGGCTGAACGAGGAAGTGGCGGCCTGGCGGCAGTTGGTGGGCTGCTGA
- a CDS encoding glutathione S-transferase family protein, whose amino-acid sequence MIKLVGMMDSPYVRRVAISLELYGVEFESQPLSVFSTFEAFSRINPAVKAPTLILDNGIRLMDSSLILDYFEAQATPERRLLPVAPDALANDLQTLGFILAAAEKAVQNVYEHHQRPVEKQHALWVERITTQLLAACREWNALLKTRPASAAPDQVAVTSTVVWTFIQSMIPHVVNAADFREIQAVAESFESQAVFKKYPFN is encoded by the coding sequence ATGATTAAGCTTGTTGGCATGATGGATTCACCTTATGTACGGCGCGTGGCGATCTCCCTTGAGCTTTATGGCGTTGAGTTTGAAAGCCAGCCGCTGTCGGTCTTTAGCACTTTCGAAGCGTTCTCCCGAATCAACCCCGCGGTAAAAGCGCCCACGCTGATTCTGGATAACGGAATACGTTTGATGGACTCGTCGCTGATACTGGATTATTTCGAGGCTCAGGCCACACCCGAACGGAGGCTCCTGCCCGTCGCGCCGGATGCGCTGGCAAACGATCTTCAGACGCTGGGCTTTATCCTCGCCGCCGCGGAGAAAGCCGTGCAAAATGTGTATGAACACCACCAGCGCCCGGTGGAAAAGCAGCACGCTTTATGGGTCGAACGCATTACAACCCAGCTGCTGGCGGCCTGCAGGGAATGGAATGCCTTGCTGAAGACGCGTCCGGCCTCCGCCGCTCCCGATCAGGTTGCCGTCACGAGCACGGTTGTCTGGACGTTTATTCAGTCGATGATCCCGCACGTCGTTAACGCAGCGGATTTTAGAGAGATTCAGGCGGTTGCCGAATCATTCGAATCACAGGCGGTCTTTAAAAAATATCCGTTCAACTAA
- the cbl gene encoding HTH-type transcriptional regulator Cbl, with the protein MNFQQLKIIREAARRDYNLTEVANMLYTSQSGVSRHIRELEEELGIEIFIRRGKRLLGMTEPGKALLTIAERILNEASNVRRLADLFTNDASGVLTIATTHTQARYSLPPVIKAFRELFPDVRLELIQGTPQEIEVLLQNGGADIGIASERLSNDPLLVAFPWFRWYHSLLLPVDHPLNQVSPLTLEDVAKWPLITYRQGITGRSRIDEAFNRKGLTPDVVLSAQDSDVIKTYVELGLGIGLVAEQSSGEREDGNLVRLDTRHLFDANTVWLGLKRGQLQRNYVWRFIELCNAGLSVDEIKRQVMEPEEVAIDYQI; encoded by the coding sequence GTGAATTTCCAGCAACTTAAAATTATCCGTGAGGCGGCCAGGCGGGACTACAACCTGACCGAGGTCGCCAATATGCTTTATACCTCTCAGTCCGGCGTCAGCCGCCATATCCGCGAGCTGGAAGAGGAGCTGGGCATAGAGATCTTTATCCGTCGCGGCAAGCGGCTGCTCGGCATGACGGAGCCGGGTAAGGCTTTGCTCACCATCGCTGAGCGGATCCTCAACGAGGCCAGCAACGTGCGCCGTCTGGCGGATCTCTTTACCAATGACGCCTCGGGCGTACTCACCATCGCCACCACCCACACCCAGGCGCGCTACAGCCTGCCCCCGGTGATTAAAGCGTTCCGCGAACTTTTCCCCGACGTCCGTCTGGAGCTCATCCAGGGCACGCCGCAGGAAATTGAAGTGCTGCTGCAAAACGGTGGGGCGGATATCGGCATTGCCAGCGAACGCCTGAGCAACGACCCGCTGCTGGTGGCGTTCCCCTGGTTCCGCTGGTACCACAGCTTATTACTCCCGGTCGATCACCCGCTGAATCAGGTTTCCCCTCTGACGCTGGAAGACGTTGCGAAATGGCCGCTGATTACCTACCGCCAGGGGATCACCGGACGTTCGCGCATAGACGAGGCGTTCAACCGCAAAGGGCTAACGCCGGACGTGGTGCTGAGCGCGCAGGATTCTGACGTGATCAAAACCTACGTCGAGCTGGGTCTGGGCATTGGTCTGGTGGCGGAACAGTCCAGTGGAGAACGCGAGGACGGGAACCTGGTGCGTCTTGATACGCGTCATCTGTTTGACGCCAATACCGTATGGCTTGGCCTGAAGCGCGGGCAGCTGCAGCGCAACTACGTGTGGCGCTTTATCGAGCTCTGCAACGCCGGGCTGTCGGTGGATGAGATTAAACGCCAGGTGATGGAACCGGAAGAAGTGGCGATTGATTATCAGATTTAG